One part of the Rutidosis leptorrhynchoides isolate AG116_Rl617_1_P2 chromosome 1, CSIRO_AGI_Rlap_v1, whole genome shotgun sequence genome encodes these proteins:
- the LOC139850394 gene encoding uncharacterized protein, whose product MLHSFFFTLLLSIFIFFPNTCCSIDLQGQALLTWKNTFNTTDSIQSLKSWNPLDPNPCTWFGIHCNSQMQVVSIKLKSIDLQGNLPSNLQPLKFLNSLILSSTNLTGAIPAEFGDYLELSVIDVSDNSISGIIPPEICKLTKLQTLSLQTNFIEGEIPVNIGNLSSLQNLMIYDNQLSGSIPKSIGLIQNLEVIRAGGNKNLGGQLPEEIGNCSNLMMLGLAETSISGSIPASIGNLKRIRTIAIYTSQLSGTIPDQIGDCIELKNLYLHQNNITGSIPRRIGELRKLESVLLWQNSLVGTIPEELGSCVDLKSIDLSENSLTGNIPASFGRLWKLQELQLSVNQLTGNIPVQITNCSSLAHLEVDNNRLNGEIPITIGRLQSLTLFFAWQNNLTGNIPESLSQCKYLQALDLSNNRLSGTIPIGIFSLKNLVKLLLLSNDLSGSIPPDIGNCTNLYRFRVNGNRLGGNIPSEIGNLKKLSFLDMSSNEFNGEIPGLISGCSNLQFLDLHSNMITDVIPDTLPVSLQFIDMSNNRLTGSLTPDIGSLTELTKFNLGNNQLSGEIPGEIMSLNKLELLDLGNNGFSGSLPKQIGKILSLGILLNLSCNQFTGEIPHEFVGLTKLTTLDLSRNKLNGNLNVLTNLQNLVSLNVSFNDFAGQLPDTSFFHNLPPASTAGNPSLYVSSGVNNNRSSARHARSAAKLAMSILVSIGAVLVLLGTYMVIRAHSGSTKDDHETWEMTFYQKMDVSVDDIVQNLTNSNIIGTGSSGVVYRVITMNGETLAVKKMWSTDQSGVSFRSEIQTLSSIRHKNIVRLLGWGSNQTIKILFYDYYSNGSLSSILHGAGKGAEWETRFDILLGVAHALAYLHHDCVPPIMHGDVKAMNVLLGPSLQPYLADFGLARLVTDDQYGQSTQFQRPQLAGSYGYMAPEHASAQRITEKSDIYSYGVLLLEVLTGRHPLDPTLPGGAHLVQWVRDHLHNQRDPVDILDPKLRGRADPQMHEMLQTLAVSFLCVSPHPDDRPIMKDVVAMLKEIHHEDSVRPDVDLKQGSYAYEPPPATALRGSPNRSYAFSDDSV is encoded by the exons ATGCTTCATAGCTTCTTCTTCACCCTTCTTCTATCCATCTTCATCTTCTTCCCTAATACATGTTGCTCCATAGATTTACAGGGTCAAGCTCTGTTAACATGGAAGAATACTTTCAATACAACAGACTCCATACAATCACTCAAATCATGGAACCCATTAGACCCAAATCCATGCACATGGTTTGGGATCCATTGCAACTCACAAATGCAAGTGGTATCAATAAAACTAAAGTCAATAGATTTGCAAGGTAACTTACCTTCAAATTTGCAGCCTTTAAAGTTCTTGAACTCACTCATACTCTCATCCACCAATCTCACCGGAGCTATTCCGGCTGAGTTTGGAGATTATCTAGAGCTTTCTGTTATCGACGTATCGGATAATTCGATTTCCGGTATCATCCCACCGGAAATATGTAAATTGACCAAGCTGCAAACTTTATCTTTACAAACCAACTTCATTGAAGGTGAAATCCCTGTGAACATTGGGAACCTTTCGAGTTTACAAAACTTAATGATTTATGATAATCAGTTGAGTGGATCAATCCCAAAAAGTATAGGGCTGATACAAAACCTTGAAGTGATCAGAGCTGGCGGAAACAAGAACCTTGGAGGACAGTTGCCGGAGGAAATTGGGAATTGCAGTAATTTAATGATGTTGGGACTGGCGGAAACTAGTATCTCCGGCAGCATTCCGGCATCTATCGGCAACCTGAAACGAATTCGGACGATAGCAATTTACACATCTCAATTGTCAGGTACAATTCCTGATCAAATCGGAGACTGTATCGAATTAAAGAATCTTTATTTACACCAAAACAATATTACTGGTTCGATCCCAAGGCGAATTGGGGAGCTACGAAAGCTCGAAAGTGTGCTGCTATGGCAGAACAGTTTAGTAGGAACAATCCCGGAAGAATTAGGAAGTTGTGTTGACCTTAAATCGATTGACTTATCGGAAAACTCGTTAACGGGAAACATTCCGGCGAGTTTTGGACGGCTTTGGAAGCTTCAAGAACTGCAACTTTCGGTTAACCAGTTAACAGGTAATATACCTGTCCAAATCACGAATTGCAGTTCGTTAGCTCATTTAGAAGTCGATAATAACCGACTTAACGGTGAGATACCGATTACGATTGGTAGATTACAGAGCTTGACTCTGTTTTTTGCATGGCAGAATAATTTAACTGGTAACATTCCAGAATCTTTATCCCAGTGTAAATATCTTCAAGCTCTTGATCTTTCAAATAACCGTCTTTCGGGTACGATTCCTATTGGGATTTTTTCGTTGAAAAATCTTGTAAAATTGTTATTGCTCTCGAATGATTTGTCTGGTTCGATCCCACCCGATATTGGAAACTGTACAAATTTGTATCGATTTCGGGTCAATGGTAATCGACTCGGTGGAAATATTCCATCAGAGATAGGAAATTTGAAGAAACTAAGTTTTCTTGATATGAGTAGTAACGAATTTAATGGTGAGATTCCTGGTTTAATTTCGGGTTGTAGTAATCTTCAGTTTCTTGATCTTCATTCTAACATGATAACTGATGTTATCCCTGATACACTTCCTGTAAGTTTACAGTTCATAGATATGTCCAATAACCGGCTAACGGGCTCGTTAACTCCTGATATCGGTTCGTTAACCGAGTTAACGAAGTTTAATTTGGGAAATAATCAGCTTTCGGGCGAAATTCCAGGGGAGATTATGTCTTTAAATAAGCTAGAGTTATTAGATCTTGGAAATAATGGTTTTTCAGGTTCATTACCGAAGCAAATAGGCAAAATTTTATCGCTTGGAATCTTGCTTAATCTTAGTTGCAACCAATTTACCGGTGAGATCCCACACGAGTTTGTTGGGTTGACAAAACTAACGACTCTGGACCTCTCTCGTAATAAACTTAACGGTAACCTAAACGTCTTAACAAACCTTCAGAATCTAGTGTCACTCAATGTATCATTTAACGATTTCGCCGGGCAGTTGCCCGACACTTCGTTTTTTCATAATCTTCCTCCGGCCAGCACGGCTGGAAATCCATCTCTTTACGTTTCTAGCGGAGTCAATAATAATAGAAGTTCTGCTAGACATGCCAGGTCAGCAGCAAAACTAGCCATGTCAATCCTAGTCAGCATTGGTGCAGTACTAGTCCTACTAGGAACTTACATGGTGATTCGGGCTCATTCAGGGAGCACAAAAGACGACCATGAAACATGGGAAATGACATTTTACCAAAAGATGGATGTTTCAGTCGATGATATAGTTCAAAACCTGACAAATTCGAACATTATTGGGACCGGAAGTTCGGGAGTTGTGTATAGGGTTATAACTATGAACGGGGAAACGCTTGCAGTGAAAAAGATGTGGTCAACCGATCAATCAGGGGTTTCTTTTAGGTCTGAAATTCAGACACTGAGTTCAATTAGACACAAGAACATTGTTCGTTTATTAGGATGGGGTTCGAATCAGACGATCAAGATTCTGTTTTATGATTACTATTCTAATGGGAGCTTGAGCTCGATTCTTCATGGGGCCGGAAAAGGGGCCGAGTGGGAAACTAGGTTTGATATTCTACTAGGTGTGGCTCATGCGCTTGCGTATTTACACCATGATTGTGTGCCTCCTATAATGCATGGTGATGTGAAAGCCATGAATGTGCTATTGGGTCCTAGCCTACAACCATATCTTGCTGATTTTGGGCTGGCTAGACTTGTTACTGATGATCAATATGGTCAGTCTACGCAGTTCCAGAGACCTCAGCTAGCAGGTTCTTATGGATATATGGCTCCCG AACATGCTTCAGCGCAAAGAATTACTGAAAAGAGTGACATCTACAGCTATGGAGTATTGCTATTAGAGGTGTTGACTGGGAGACATCCACTCGACCCAACTTTACCAGGTGGTGCACACTTGGTGCAATGGGTTCGAGACCACTTGCATAACCAGAGGGACCCAGTAGACATTCTTGATCCTAAATTAAGAGGTCGAGCAGACCCTCAAATGCACGAAATGTTACAGACACTAGCCGTGTCATTTCTATGTGTCAGCCCACACCCTGATGACCGACCAATCATGAAAGACGTGGTAGCAATGCTCAAGGAGATCCATCATGAGGACTCGGTGAGGCCCGACGTGGATCTGAAACAGGGTTCGTATGCTTATGAACCACCCCCAGCTACGGCCTTACGAGGTTCACCTAACCGTTCATATGCCTTCTCCGATGATTCAGTCTAG